The following coding sequences lie in one Miscanthus floridulus cultivar M001 chromosome 9, ASM1932011v1, whole genome shotgun sequence genomic window:
- the LOC136479110 gene encoding uncharacterized protein produces the protein MKSEPLPENQLNPHIALPTIGTILPIAGGSSLELQTNKQKKDHYRLVNNVAVQGPIHYIEWSKTPLTFSKQDLNLERYPHADVMVIKANIAAWEINRILIDSGSSMDIIFVNAFDQMKLSRNQLQPLDSPLVGFGGKRIEALGKISLPVSFGDLQNARTEYVTFNVVGLHYSYNAIFGRGFANKFNIAIHTGYFCMKMPALHGVITVYGSQKEARNIERAIHKS, from the coding sequence ATGAAGAGCGAACCTCTGCCAGAAAACCAACTCAACCCTCACATAGCTTTACCAACCATTGGCACGATACTACCAATTGCCGGAGGCTCATCCCTCGAGCTCCAAACGAATAAACAGAAAAAGGATCACTACAGGCTAGTCAACAATGTAGCAGTTCAAGGGCCGATCCACTATATAGAATGGTCGAAGACACCTCTAACATTCTCTAAACAGGACCTCAACCTAGAGAGGTACCCCCATGCTGATGTGATGGTGATCAAGGCCAACATTGCAGCTTGGGAAATCAATAGAATATTGATAGATTCAGGAAGCTCAATGGACATTATCTTCGTGAATGCCTTCGATCAAATGAAACTAAGCAGAAACCAATTGCAGCCTTTGGACTCCCCATTGGTTGGTTTCGGAGGCAAGAGAATTGAAGCCTTGGGAAAGATCTCCCTACCTGTCTCCTTTGGAGACTTGCAGAACGCGAGAACAGAGTACGTGACCTTCAACGTCGTCGGCCTCCACTACTCATACAATGCAATCTTTGGCAGAGGTTTTGCAAACAAGTTCAACATCGCCATACATACAGGCTATTTCTGTATGAAAATGCCAGCCCTTCATGGTGTCATCACTGTCTatggcagccagaaagaagcaagaaacatagaaagagcAATCCACAAGTCTTAG